The proteins below are encoded in one region of Oncorhynchus masou masou isolate Uvic2021 chromosome 15, UVic_Omas_1.1, whole genome shotgun sequence:
- the LOC135555066 gene encoding synaptotagmin-2-like: MQLASVQARPHRAAEEREEPPPGPAPPSTHHSDHQFKNMKSKFFNELTHMPNHKLKMPMWAIGAIVVVVLALVVCLCFCIWKKCINKGKKPKKARERKGGRGRRKKEGAGEGEEGKEGEGKEGEEEEKENFGKLEFTLDYNFTDNQLIVGILQAENLPAMDMGGTSDPYVKVYMLPDKKKKFETKVQRKNLCPVFNETFIFKIPYQELGGQTLVLQVFDFDRFGKHDVIGQISIPMNSVDLAQPLHEWRDLVGGEKEEVEKLGDICISLRYVPTAGKLTINIMEAKHLKAMDCGGLSDPFVKVVLQHQGKRLKKKKTTVKQNTLNPYFNESFSFEIPFGQIQKVQVLITVYDYDKLGSNDAIGKVWIGFGASGVGLRHWSDMLANPRRPVAQWHALCPEEEVDEALKKPIR, translated from the exons ATGCAATTGGCCAGTGTGCAAGCGCGGCCCCATCGGGcggctgaggagagagaagagccgCCCCCAGGCCCCGCCCCTCCCTCCACTCATCACTCTGACCACCAGTTCAAGAATATGAAGAGCAAGTTCTTCAACGAACTCACCCACATGCCAA ATCATAAACTCAAAA TGCCCATGTGGGCAATAGGAgcgatagtggtggtggtgctggctCTGGTGGTCTGTCTATGTTTCTGTATCTGGAAGAAGTGCATCAACAAGGGCAAGAAGCCCAAGAAAGCACGCGAGAGGAAAGGAGGCCGAGGCAGAAGAAAGAAGGAGGGAGccggagaaggagaggagggcaag GAAGGAGAAggtaaggaaggagaggaggaggaaaaagagAATTTCGGAAAACTGGAGTTCACCCTGGACTACAACTTCACTGacaaccag CTGATTGTGGGTATCCTGCAGGCGGAAAACCTGCCAGCCATGGACATGGGCGGCACCTCAGACCCCTATGTCAAGGTCTACATGCTGCCAGACAAGAAGAAGAAGTTTGAGACCAAAGTCCAGCGCAAGAATCTCTGCCCAGTGTTCAATGAAACCTTCATCTTCAAG ATCCCCTACCAGGAGCTGGGCGGTCAGACTCTGGTCCTACAGGTCTTTGACTTTGATCGCTTTGGTAAACATGACGTGATTGGACAGATCTCCATCCCCATGAACAGTGTGGACCTGGCTCAGCCACTCCACGAATGGAGGGATCTGgttggaggagagaaagaggag GTAGAGAAGCTAGGGGACATCTGTATCTCTCTGCGCTACGTCCCCACGGCCGGTAAATTGACCATCAACATCATGGAGGCCAAGCACCTGAAGGCGATGGACTGCGGAGGCTTGTCAG ATCCCTTCGTTAAAGTGGTGCTGCAGCACCAAGGCAAGCggctgaagaagaagaagacaacaGTCAAACAAAACACTCTGAACCCCTACTTCAACGAAAGCTTCAGCTTCGAGATTCCATTTGGCCAAATACAG AAAGTCCAAGTGTTGATCACGGTGTACGATTACGACAAGCTGGGCAGCAACGACGCCATCGGGAAGGTTTGGATCGGCTTCGGTGCCTCAGGGGTGGGCCTTCGCCATTGGTCAGACATGCTGGCCAATCCAAGACGTCCCGTAGCCCAGTGGCATGCCCTGTGTCCTGAGGAGGAGGTGGACGAGGCCCTGAAGAAACCCATCCGCTAA